The genome window GCCTGCTCGAGGGGCAGCCGTCGTTCTTCACCGCCGTCGCCGCGGAACCCGGCGAGGTGCTCGTCATCCCGGTGGACGCGCTGAAGTGGCTGGTGTTCGGCGACCCGGGCCTCGGCGATCTGATCCTGCACGCCTACTTCGTCCGCCGCGCGCTCATCATCGGCTCCGGCGACGGGCTGCGGATCATCGGCTCGTGCTACTCGCCGGACACCCGGCGGCTGCTGGAGTTCGTCGCCCGCAACCGCCTGCCGTACCGGCTGGACGACCTCGACCAGGACCACGGGGCCGAGGAGCTGCTGCGCCGGCTCGGCGTCACCGTCGACGAAACCCCGGTGGTGGTGCTGCCCGGCGCCCGGGTGCTGCGCAACCCCGGCAACGCCGAACTGGCGGCCGCGATGGGGCTCCGGCACGTGGAACCGCCGGTGGGCGTGCGCGACCTGCTCGTGGTCGGCGCCGGCCCCGGCGGGCTCGCGGCCGTCGTCTACGCGGCGTCCGAAGGACTGGCGACGTCGGCGTTCGACGCCGTCGCGGCGGGCGGGCAGGCGGGCACGACGTCGCGGATCGAGAACTACCTCGGCTTCCCGTCCGGGATCTCGGGCGCGGAACTGGCCGAGCGGTCGCTGATCCAGGCGGACAAGTTCGGGGTCCGGGTCGCCGTCCCGGGCGAGGCGCGCACGCTCGTCCCGAAGGACGGGCTGTACGCGGTGGGCTTCGACGACGGCACCGAGATCGTCACGCGGACGGTGATCATCGCGAGCGGCGCCCGGTACCGGCGCCTGCCCCTCCCCCGGCTCGACCACCTGGAAGGCACGTGCCTCTACTACGCCGCGACCCCGCAGGAGGCCCGGCAGTGCCGGGCCGACCCGGTCGCGGTGGTCGGCGGCGGCAACTCCGCGGGGCAGGCCGCGGTGTTCCTGGCGGAAACCTCCCCCGTGGTGCACCTGCTGGTGCGCGGCGGCGATCTCGGCAAGGACATGTCGCGCTACCTCGTCGACCAGGTCCATGGACACCCGCGGGTCCGGGTCCACCTGCACACCGAGGTCCGCGAAGTCGTCGAGGACGGCAAGGCGATGGCGGCCGTCGAGGTCGAGGACAACCGCACCCACGAGCGGGACCGGCTCGCCGCCCGCGCGTTGTTCGTCTTCATCGGGGCGGCTCCCCACACGGACTGGCTGTCCGGCCACATCGCGCTCGACGACGACGGGTTCGTGCTCACGGGCGCGGACGTCGGCGGGTTCGCCGACGCCGGGATCTCGCGGGCGCCGTTGCCGCTGGAGACGAGCAGCCCCGGGGTGTTCGCCGTCGGCGACGTCCGGCACGGCTCGGTGAAGCGGGTCGCCTCGGCGGTCGGCGAGGGTGCCATGGCCGTCCGGCTGGTGCACGAGCACCTCGCGCAGCAACTCTGACAACCGGAGGATTCCCATGACCACCAGGCTTTCCCACCCACCCCTCACGCTCCCGGAACCGGACCGGCTGATCAGCCGCGCCGCGGACGACTTCACCATCAGCTCCACCCTGCACCCCGGGCGCTACACCGTCGTCGCGGTCACCGGGCGGGCGGACGCACCGGCGTTGCGGACCCTCGCGGGGTACCTGGCCGGGCTCGTCCACGCGGGCGTCCGCCACGTCGTCATCGACCTCTCCAGGGTCGACCGGCCCGGCGACGACCTCCTCGGCCTGCTGCGCCGCTGCGGCGAACGGCTGGCGGCGGACGGCGGCGCGCTGGAGCTGATCGGGCTGACCCCGCCGGTGCTGTACGAGCTGGACGACGACGCGCTCGCCGAGGTCTTCGCGCGGTACCGCGCCGCCTTCGAGGGCGGCCGGTGGCACTGGGCGGAACGGCGCTGCCCCCAGGGCTTCGACGGCGTCGCCGAGCCCGGCTCCCCCGCCCGCTTCCGCGCCTTCGTCGACACCGGCGCCACCGGGCGCGGCGAGCGGTTCGGGCGGCGCCGATGACCACCACCGGCCACCGCGCCCACCGCCGCACGTGGGCGCGGATCTTCGTGACGGGACTGCTGCTGTGGGTGCTCTCGGTCATCGTGACGTACGCGACCGGCAACCCCAACCTGCTGCCGACGCTCGTGCTGCTCGGCAGTTTCCTGGTGCCGGTGACGTTCGTGGCGTGGGCGTTCGAGCGCCGTGATTCCGGGGAGATCACCGCCGAACTGGTGTTCCGCACCTTCTTCGTCGGCGGCGTGCTCGGCGTCCTCGGCGCGTCGGTGCTGGAGGCCTACCTGCTGTACCCGTCGTGGTGGCTCTACGTGGGGGTCGGGCTCATCGAGGAGGCGGTCAAGCTGGCCGCGCTCGCCCTGCTGACGCGCGGGCTGGCCGTGAAGTCCATGCGGGACGGCATGATCCTGGGCGCGACGGTCGGCTTCGGCTTCTCCGCTTTCGAATCCGCCGGCTACGCGCTCACGTCGTTGTTCACCACCCGGGGCCTGTCGCTGGACGACCTGGTCACGACCGAATTGCTGCGCGGGCTGCTCGCGCCGGTCGGGCACGGGTTGTGGACCGCCATCCTCGGCGGGCTGCTGTTCGCGTGGAGCACGCGCGAGCACTTCGTGCTGAGCCTCCGCCTGGCTCTGGCGTTCCTCGGCGTCGCGCTGCTGCACGCGCTGTGGGACTCCATGTCGGCCATCGCGCTGGTGATCACGCTGGTGCTGTACGGGCAGGTGGCGCAGCTCGAGCCGCGCGGCCTCGTCGTCCCGCCCGCGGACGTGACGACGGTGTACACGGTGACGACCTGGGCGGGCTTGGGCGTGATCGCCCTGCTCGGCGTGCTGTGGCTGGTGGTACTGGTCCGCCGGTCGAGGCGGGAACGCCGGGCACCCCAGTGGGCGTACCGCATCCCGGCCGCGCGGTACTGAACTCCAGCGCTCACGCGCCGCGGGCGGGCGCCGTGATGGCCCGCCCGATCCCGGCGTGGATGTCGAACCGCCCGACCAGCCCGAGCGCGGTGAGCGGCCGCAGCACGGCCCGCGACGGGCGGGCCAGCCGCATGGGGATGCCGGCGTCCCGGAGCGTGAGCCGCGTGTGCTCCAGGACGCCGACACCCCCCGCGCTGAAGAAGCCGATGCGGCCGAAGTCCAGCACCACGAGCCGGTTGCCGGCCCCCAGCAGGCTCCCGAGCGCGCTACGCAGGTCGGCGAGCCCGACCACGTCCACTTCACCCCCCACCTGCAGCACGGTCACGTCCCGGCGGACCCGGTAGGTGCACACCCACAGCTCCCGGGGAACCCGCACCGGGAGACAATCCCCCGGACGGGTTCGAACAGACGGTTCGGCGTGGTCTCGCGGCTCGGCCATGGCGCGGTTTCCCTCCTGCACGGCGAATCGCCCTTCCGGCGTAGGACGAACTCGCATTCTGCCCAGCCGAGCGCGATCGCTCCTCGTCCTGACGGCGTGAACATCGGGGCGCCGGTCAGTCCCCCGGAGTCCATCGGCCCTGCGTATCAAGGGTGTACGGCCCCCTCAAGCGCTCGGCAGCGGGCCCACGCCCGGCGGCTACCGGTGCCAGACTGAAGCACGGAACGTCACCGACTGAGAGGAAACACCATGCCGGTTCGGGCGGTCGTCCTCGACATCGGCGAGACCGTGCTCGACGACACGCGCGAATGGCACGCGTGGGCCGACTGGATCGGCGTCGGCAGGCACACGTTCTCGACCGTGCTCGGCGCGGTCACCGCCGCAGGGCGGGACAACGCCGAAACGTTCCGGTACTTCAAACCGGACTTCGACGTCGCCGCCGAACGGCAACGTCGGGAGGAAACCGGCAACGGCGAGCAGATCGAAGAATCCGACCTCTACTCGGACGTCCGCCCCGCGCTCGCCGAGCTCCGGGCCAGCGGGGTCTGGGTCGGGCTGGCCGGCAACCAGACCGCCAGAGCAGGGAGCCTGCTCCGCAAGCTCGATCTCCCGGTCGACGCCATCGCCACCTCGGCCGAGTGGGGTGTCGCCAAGCCGGATCCCGCCTTCTTCCGGCACGTCGTCGAGCTGGCCAGCGTCGCTCCCCGCGAACTCCTGTACGTCGGCGACCACCGCGACAACGACGTGGTCGCCGGGCACGGCGCCGGGCTGTGGACAGCCCTGATCCGGCGCGGGCCCTGGGGGCGCCTGTGGGCTGACGACCCGGCAGTAGAGGCGAACGCCGACTGGGTCATCGACACGCTCACCGAGCTGCCCTGGCTGATCGCTGGAACTTGATCAGTTCACGTCCGTCTGAGCCGCAGCAGTGCTCGGCCATCCACCCTGCCGACCGGCTGACCGTGACCGGGGGACAGTGGCCCTGCTGGCCTGCGTCCGACGTCGGCCAAGGCGCCGGGCAGCACTACCGGGGCCCTGCGGCATCGAGCAAGGGATCGGGCCTGCCATCGCGGAGATTGAGCCCTTCCCATCGGTCGAGCAGCCGCCGGATCTGGACAGGATGCAGCCGGCACGCGGTCAGAAACGCTTGAACTTGATGGGGTGTGCGTGGCACCGACGGCGAGCTGGTCAAGTTGTACACCTGGGAACGACCGATCCCCGCTCGTCTCGACAGTGCCGTCGGATTCAACTCCGACGTCTTCATCGACAGGTACAAGATTTGCGCCAGATCGGCGCCGTTTTCGACTCGCAGGGCCGCATCCGGCAGCTCTACAAAAGCGCATTTACGCAGTGACCTGCTGTTGCCTGCCGGCGCTGCCAGCTCTGGATGTACAAGGGCCAGTATGTGTGCGATCAACTGGAGGTCGTTGCCCAGGGAGCACTTGGTGAGCAGTTCGAAACCCTGGAAGTAGGTGAGACCGCGCAAGCCTGAAGCATCGCCTCCGGCCACCTGCTCGATCTGCGTCGCCTTGATTCCGAAACGTGCCACGTGCTTAAGCAGGCACTCCCAGCCGGTCGAGCCGCCCGAGCGCTCGATACGGACCAGCAGCCCGACCTCCGCGGCGACCGATTCGCCGGTGCTCCGCCGAATGGCAGATGTCACCTCCAAGATCGCCCGGCCGAGACTGCTCAGCTGGGCCCTGCCATTCCCGGGTCGCCGGGCACCCATGCTCATCACTCTGCCGCCTTTATCATGCAAACGATCTTGTGGGCCATTCTCGGCGCAGCAGCCGAGGTGAGTACCATGACGGCCGCGCACCCCGCGTACCGCAATGCCAACCATGGGTCCGTACCGCATGTATTCCTCATCAACCAGACGAACAGCAGCGTCATGGAAAAGACGATGCTTTGGCCGACGGTGAAGGGTTGCCGCCCGGCGGCGCTGCCCCGCGACTCAGCCAAAGCGGGCTCGGGTGCCGGTGATGGAGGCAACGACATGCTGCACCTCATCTCTGGAGTGCGCGCTGTGTGCACGAGCACCGTCAACGTGCCGCGATCCTGGAGACTTCGCATCGTGGCACGTCAAAGCCGTTGCCGTCGACCTTCGCACTTCCTCACGATTGGGCTGGAATACTTTGCCCGCAGAGGAAGTGTCCAAGTCGTCAGTTCCCGACCTGCCCGTCGGCCATCTCCGGTTTCGGCAACGGCGGCAGTGTC of Amycolatopsis solani contains these proteins:
- a CDS encoding HAD family hydrolase, yielding MPVRAVVLDIGETVLDDTREWHAWADWIGVGRHTFSTVLGAVTAAGRDNAETFRYFKPDFDVAAERQRREETGNGEQIEESDLYSDVRPALAELRASGVWVGLAGNQTARAGSLLRKLDLPVDAIATSAEWGVAKPDPAFFRHVVELASVAPRELLYVGDHRDNDVVAGHGAGLWTALIRRGPWGRLWADDPAVEANADWVIDTLTELPWLIAGT
- a CDS encoding STAS domain-containing protein; protein product: MRVPRELWVCTYRVRRDVTVLQVGGEVDVVGLADLRSALGSLLGAGNRLVVLDFGRIGFFSAGGVGVLEHTRLTLRDAGIPMRLARPSRAVLRPLTALGLVGRFDIHAGIGRAITAPARGA
- a CDS encoding PrsW family intramembrane metalloprotease, which translates into the protein MTTTGHRAHRRTWARIFVTGLLLWVLSVIVTYATGNPNLLPTLVLLGSFLVPVTFVAWAFERRDSGEITAELVFRTFFVGGVLGVLGASVLEAYLLYPSWWLYVGVGLIEEAVKLAALALLTRGLAVKSMRDGMILGATVGFGFSAFESAGYALTSLFTTRGLSLDDLVTTELLRGLLAPVGHGLWTAILGGLLFAWSTREHFVLSLRLALAFLGVALLHALWDSMSAIALVITLVLYGQVAQLEPRGLVVPPADVTTVYTVTTWAGLGVIALLGVLWLVVLVRRSRRERRAPQWAYRIPAARY
- a CDS encoding STAS domain-containing protein, translating into MTTRLSHPPLTLPEPDRLISRAADDFTISSTLHPGRYTVVAVTGRADAPALRTLAGYLAGLVHAGVRHVVIDLSRVDRPGDDLLGLLRRCGERLAADGGALELIGLTPPVLYELDDDALAEVFARYRAAFEGGRWHWAERRCPQGFDGVAEPGSPARFRAFVDTGATGRGERFGRRR
- a CDS encoding FAD-dependent oxidoreductase, which codes for MTLPAQDLVETPDPHGAFPRLTREQLEKLSAAGERRPVRPGEVLYAQGEETTDWFVVLSGKVAIQHREGDDTRTVRVHGPGRFLGELGLLEGQPSFFTAVAAEPGEVLVIPVDALKWLVFGDPGLGDLILHAYFVRRALIIGSGDGLRIIGSCYSPDTRRLLEFVARNRLPYRLDDLDQDHGAEELLRRLGVTVDETPVVVLPGARVLRNPGNAELAAAMGLRHVEPPVGVRDLLVVGAGPGGLAAVVYAASEGLATSAFDAVAAGGQAGTTSRIENYLGFPSGISGAELAERSLIQADKFGVRVAVPGEARTLVPKDGLYAVGFDDGTEIVTRTVIIASGARYRRLPLPRLDHLEGTCLYYAATPQEARQCRADPVAVVGGGNSAGQAAVFLAETSPVVHLLVRGGDLGKDMSRYLVDQVHGHPRVRVHLHTEVREVVEDGKAMAAVEVEDNRTHERDRLAARALFVFIGAAPHTDWLSGHIALDDDGFVLTGADVGGFADAGISRAPLPLETSSPGVFAVGDVRHGSVKRVASAVGEGAMAVRLVHEHLAQQL